The following proteins are encoded in a genomic region of Procambarus clarkii isolate CNS0578487 chromosome 23, FALCON_Pclarkii_2.0, whole genome shotgun sequence:
- the LOC123763836 gene encoding uncharacterized protein, which yields MPYIRAQLPKMPYIRAPALPNALYQGPSSPKCLISGPQLPKMPYIRAPALPNALYQGPSSLRCLISGPQLRKMPYIRAPAPQDALYQRPSSSRCLISGPSSLRCLISGPQLPKTPYIRAQLPKTPYIRAQLPKTPYIRAPAPQDALYQRPSSSRCLISGPSSLRCLISGPQLSQMPYIRAPALPNALYQGPSSLRCLISGPQLPKMPYIRGPAPQDALYQGPAP from the coding sequence ATGCCTTATATCAGGGCCCAGCTCCCTAAAATGCCTTATATCAGGGCCCCAGCTCTCCCAAATGCCTTATATCAGGGCCCCAGCTCTCCCAAATGCCTTATATCAGGGCCCCAGCTCCCTAAGATGCCTTATATCAGGGCCCCAGCTCTCCCAAATGCCTTATATCAGGGCCCCAGCTCCCTAAGATGCCTTATATCAGGGCCCCAGCTCCGTAAGATGCCTTATATCAGGGCCCCAGCTCCCCAAGATGCCTTATATCAGAGGCCCAGCTCCTCAAGATGCCTTATATCAGGGCCCAGCTCCCTAAGATGCCTTATATCAGGGCCCCAGCTCCCTAAGACGCCTTATATCAGGGCCCAGCTCCCTAAGACGCCTTATATCAGGGCCCAGCTCCCTAAGACGCCTTATATCAGGGCCCCAGCTCCCCAAGATGCCTTATATCAGAGGCCCAGCTCCTCAAGATGCCTTATATCAGGGCCCAGCTCCCTAAGATGCCTTATATCAGGGCCCCAGCTCTCCCAAATGCCTTATATCAGGGCCCCAGCTCTCCCAAATGCCTTATATCAGGGCCCCAGCTCCCTAAGATGCCTTATATCAGGGCCCCAGCTCCCCAAGATGCCTTATATCAGAGGCCCAGCTCCTCAAGATGCCTTATATCAGGGCCCAGCTCCCTAA